In one window of Nitrospira sp. DNA:
- a CDS encoding c-type cytochrome — protein MRRIALGCLLLAAAGSVAAGCIPPPRVGQAAESNDSSQKHEPAFDALFAPPSPETIRGDQRGEQIRLGFKIVADTQEYGQPYVGNKLNCTNCHLDAGLNPNAASFVGLSRLYPEYRARADRQMSLADRINECFERSLNGKALPPDSSKLAAVVAYIDWLSQNVPKGSAVPWRGIPRITATRPPDAVNGKTVFAKKCVFCHGSDGQGTMAAPPLWGPGSYNIAAGMARVSVAASFIKANMPRGWGWTVTDDEAFDVAAFILGQPRPDFPAKAQDWPKGGKPVDVPY, from the coding sequence ATGCGCCGTATTGCGCTGGGGTGTTTGCTGTTGGCGGCCGCCGGAAGCGTTGCCGCAGGGTGTATTCCTCCACCGAGGGTGGGGCAGGCGGCTGAGTCCAATGATTCTTCGCAGAAACACGAACCGGCGTTCGATGCGTTGTTTGCCCCGCCGTCTCCGGAGACGATCCGGGGCGACCAGCGCGGCGAGCAGATCCGGTTGGGCTTCAAGATTGTCGCCGACACGCAGGAATACGGGCAGCCCTATGTGGGGAACAAGCTGAACTGTACCAATTGCCATCTCGATGCGGGGCTGAATCCGAATGCCGCCTCCTTTGTGGGCCTCAGCCGGCTGTATCCGGAATACCGGGCTCGGGCAGATCGGCAGATGAGTCTGGCCGATCGGATCAATGAGTGTTTTGAGCGCAGTTTGAACGGCAAAGCCTTGCCGCCCGACAGTTCGAAATTGGCGGCGGTGGTCGCTTATATCGATTGGCTGTCACAGAATGTGCCGAAGGGAAGCGCTGTTCCCTGGCGAGGGATTCCCCGCATCACAGCTACTCGGCCGCCGGATGCCGTGAACGGCAAGACGGTCTTTGCCAAGAAATGTGTCTTTTGCCATGGATCTGATGGACAAGGGACGATGGCCGCGCCGCCGCTATGGGGGCCGGGTTCGTATAATATCGCGGCAGGGATGGCGCGTGTGAGTGTGGCGGCGTCGTTTATCAAGGCAAATATGCCGCGCGGTTGGGGATGGACGGTGACCGACGACGAAGCGTTTGATGTGGCGGCATTTATCCTGGGGCAGCCGCGTCCTGATTTCCCGGCCAAAGCGCAGGATTGGCCGAAGGGCGGGAAGCCGGTGGATGTGCCGTATTAG
- a CDS encoding DUF2892 domain-containing protein → MTCNVGGIERPIRIVVGIVALGVGAFAGLPPVGTGIAFVVGTIALVTGAIGFCPLWTVLGINTCPTGCCPKH, encoded by the coding sequence ATGACATGCAATGTCGGAGGAATTGAACGGCCTATCCGAATCGTCGTTGGGATTGTGGCGCTGGGGGTTGGCGCGTTTGCCGGGTTGCCTCCGGTGGGAACGGGGATCGCATTCGTGGTGGGTACGATTGCGCTGGTGACAGGGGCCATCGGTTTTTGCCCCTTGTGGACGGTGCTGGGCATCAATACCTGTCCAACGGGCTGCTGTCCCAAACATTAA
- a CDS encoding cytochrome c yields the protein MRIAGIALSILVGMISAGFGGGGGLKDLPAPAAQRDAVTGREIYTNTCIRCHGIDGKGAMGLQLVPKPADLTSDAIQRRLDASLFKRIHDGKPNTAMGAWSTALSDDEIWDVLAYVRTFRQD from the coding sequence ATGCGTATCGCCGGCATCGCGCTCAGTATCTTGGTTGGAATGATCTCAGCCGGGTTCGGCGGCGGTGGAGGGTTGAAGGATCTCCCTGCGCCGGCGGCGCAACGTGATGCGGTGACGGGCCGAGAGATCTATACCAATACCTGTATCCGGTGCCACGGAATCGATGGGAAAGGGGCGATGGGTCTTCAGCTCGTGCCCAAGCCGGCTGATCTCACCTCGGACGCGATTCAACGGCGATTGGATGCCAGCTTGTTCAAGCGCATTCATGACGGCAAGCCCAATACCGCGATGGGGGCCTGGAGCACCGCGTTGTCCGATGATGAAATCTGGGACGTCCTGGCGTACGTGCGAACGTTTCGGCAGGATTAA